From Skermanella sp. TT6, a single genomic window includes:
- the queE gene encoding 7-carboxy-7-deazaguanine synthase, translating into MAYAVKELFKTLQGEGAHAGRAAVFCRFAGCNLWSGRERDRETAACRFCDTDFIGTDGEGGGRFGTAAGLAAAIARTWGSGASHRYVVFTGGEPLLQLDGALVDAVHAEGFEIAIETNGTLEPPPGVDWICVSPKAGADWVLRRGHELKLVFPQPQFDPAGLEDLPFRHFWLQPMDGPDRIANTARAVAYCRDHPRWRLSLQTHKLIGIP; encoded by the coding sequence CGGGCCGCCGTGTTCTGCCGCTTCGCCGGCTGCAATCTGTGGTCCGGGCGCGAGCGCGACCGGGAGACCGCCGCCTGCCGCTTCTGCGACACCGATTTCATCGGGACGGACGGGGAGGGCGGCGGCCGTTTCGGCACCGCCGCCGGGCTGGCCGCCGCCATCGCGCGCACCTGGGGATCCGGCGCGTCCCATCGCTATGTCGTCTTCACCGGCGGCGAGCCGCTGCTCCAACTCGACGGCGCGCTGGTGGACGCCGTCCATGCCGAGGGGTTCGAGATCGCGATCGAGACCAACGGGACCCTGGAGCCGCCGCCCGGCGTCGACTGGATCTGCGTCAGCCCCAAGGCCGGCGCCGACTGGGTTCTCCGCCGCGGCCACGAGCTGAAGCTGGTCTTTCCCCAGCCCCAGTTCGATCCCGCCGGGCTGGAGGACCTGCCGTTCCGCCATTTCTGGCTCCAGCCGATGGACGGTCCCGACCGCATCGCCAACACCGCCCGCGCGGTCGCCTATTGCCGGGACCATCCGCGCTGGCGCCTCAGCCTCCAGACCCACAAGCTGATCGGCATCCCGTGA
- the queC gene encoding 7-cyano-7-deazaguanine synthase QueC, which translates to MTDEKALVLFSGGQDSATCLAWALDRFAHVETIGFDYGQRHRVELDCRARFRDRLTGGIAGWGARLGDDHRLDLSVLGAVSDTALTGEAEIRYQENGLPSTFVPGRNLLFFTFASAVAYRRGIRHLVGGMCETDYSGYPDCRDDTLKSLQVTLNLGMDQRFVVHTPLMWIDKAATWEMADRIGGRPLVDLIVEDTHTCYLGDRTARHDWGYGCGTCPACELRSAGWSRYRSSQPAVPLGAGRR; encoded by the coding sequence ATGACGGACGAGAAGGCGCTGGTACTGTTCTCCGGAGGCCAGGATTCCGCGACCTGCCTCGCCTGGGCCCTGGACCGCTTCGCCCATGTGGAAACCATCGGGTTCGACTACGGCCAGCGCCACCGGGTCGAGCTCGACTGCCGGGCCCGCTTCCGCGACAGGCTCACCGGCGGGATCGCGGGATGGGGCGCCCGCCTGGGCGACGACCATAGGCTGGACCTGTCGGTGCTGGGTGCCGTCAGCGACACCGCGCTGACCGGCGAGGCGGAGATCCGTTACCAGGAGAACGGCCTGCCGAGCACCTTCGTGCCCGGCCGCAACCTGCTGTTCTTCACCTTCGCCTCGGCCGTGGCCTATCGGCGCGGGATCCGGCACCTCGTCGGCGGCATGTGCGAGACGGATTATTCCGGTTACCCGGACTGCCGCGACGACACGCTCAAGTCGCTCCAGGTCACCCTGAACCTCGGCATGGACCAGCGCTTCGTCGTCCACACGCCCCTGATGTGGATCGACAAGGCGGCCACCTGGGAGATGGCCGACCGGATCGGCGGCCGGCCGCTGGTGGACCTGATCGTCGAGGACACCCACACCTGCTACCTGGGCGACCGCACCGCCCGGCACGACTGGGGCTATGGCTGCGGCACCTGCCCGGCCTGCGAACTGCGCTCCGCCGGGTGGAGCCGTTACCGGTCCTCGCAGCCAGCCGTTCCACTCGGTGCAGGGCGGAGGTGA
- a CDS encoding BCCT family transporter: protein MGQKTINPPVFWGASLIIVALLAVGIIYPKESEEMFASVQSSIIEGFGWLYILSVAAFVFICIYLALSRSGNLKLGPDDSEPDFSYPSWIAMLFAAGMGIGLMFFAVAEPIQHYATPPEVAPLSMEAAREAMVITFVHWGVHAWAIYAIVGLSLAYFSFRYNLPLTIRSGLYPLFKNRINGPIGNAVDIFAICGTLFGIATSLGFGVLQINAGLNYLLGWPVGLSVQIPLIAVITALATVSVVTGLDVGIRRLSELNLICAILLMVFVLAVGPTTFLLKAFVQNIGTYLDHFFVRTFTLYAYEPKGWLSSWTLFYWAWWIAWSPFVGMFIARISRGRTVRQFIGGVLFIPTGFSFLWMTVFGNTAISLDMGVAAGAITQAVSADVSVALFQFFTYLPLPSVTSTLAVLLVAVFFVTSSDSGSMVIDTIAAGGSDNTPLWQRVYWCALEGTAAALLLLAGGLTALQTMTLISALPFTFIMIMLAAGLIRGMQADLARGSTVPAAVPATELSWRQRLELSLHTPHRDDVARFLTGTVSPALEMVAQEMRGRGLTVMVGADGDDGIALTVPATEVRSFVYGVRPIRQLLPAYTAAEAASTEERRPHSWAARTFFSDGSRGYDVMGFTREQIVSDVVAQYERYQALTQSKATALYITSPDPA from the coding sequence ATGGGGCAGAAGACGATCAATCCCCCTGTCTTCTGGGGAGCGAGCCTCATCATTGTGGCCTTGCTCGCAGTCGGCATCATTTATCCGAAAGAGTCGGAGGAAATGTTCGCCTCCGTCCAGTCCTCGATCATCGAAGGATTCGGGTGGCTTTACATCTTATCCGTCGCGGCATTTGTTTTCATTTGCATCTACCTGGCCTTGAGCCGATCCGGCAACCTGAAGCTCGGGCCTGACGATTCCGAGCCGGATTTCAGCTATCCGTCGTGGATCGCCATGCTGTTCGCGGCCGGCATGGGCATCGGGCTGATGTTTTTCGCCGTTGCGGAGCCGATCCAGCACTATGCCACTCCGCCCGAGGTCGCGCCCCTGTCCATGGAGGCGGCGCGCGAGGCGATGGTGATCACCTTCGTCCATTGGGGCGTCCATGCCTGGGCGATCTACGCGATCGTCGGGCTGTCGCTGGCCTACTTCAGCTTCCGCTACAATCTGCCGCTGACGATCCGATCGGGGCTCTATCCCCTGTTCAAGAACCGGATCAACGGGCCGATCGGCAACGCGGTGGACATCTTCGCGATCTGCGGCACGCTGTTCGGCATCGCGACTTCGCTGGGCTTCGGCGTGCTCCAGATCAATGCCGGGCTGAATTACCTGCTGGGATGGCCGGTCGGGCTGTCGGTCCAGATCCCGCTGATCGCCGTCATCACCGCCCTGGCGACCGTCTCCGTCGTGACCGGCCTTGATGTCGGCATCCGCAGGCTGTCGGAGCTGAACTTGATCTGCGCGATCCTGCTGATGGTGTTCGTGCTGGCGGTCGGCCCGACGACCTTCCTGCTGAAGGCTTTCGTCCAGAACATCGGGACCTACCTGGACCATTTCTTCGTCCGTACCTTCACCCTGTACGCCTATGAACCGAAGGGCTGGCTGAGCTCCTGGACGCTGTTCTACTGGGCTTGGTGGATCGCCTGGTCGCCGTTCGTCGGCATGTTCATCGCCCGGATCTCGCGCGGGCGGACCGTGCGCCAGTTCATCGGCGGCGTGCTGTTCATCCCGACCGGCTTCTCGTTCCTGTGGATGACGGTGTTCGGCAATACCGCCATCTCGCTCGACATGGGCGTGGCCGCCGGGGCGATCACCCAGGCCGTTTCGGCCGACGTGTCGGTGGCGCTGTTCCAGTTCTTCACCTACCTGCCGCTGCCTTCGGTCACGTCCACCCTGGCGGTGCTGCTGGTCGCGGTCTTCTTCGTCACTTCCTCGGACAGCGGATCCATGGTGATCGACACCATCGCGGCCGGCGGCTCCGATAACACGCCGCTGTGGCAGCGGGTCTACTGGTGCGCGCTGGAGGGCACCGCGGCGGCGCTGCTGCTGCTCGCGGGCGGGCTGACCGCCCTGCAGACCATGACGCTGATCAGCGCCCTGCCCTTCACCTTCATCATGATCATGCTGGCCGCCGGCCTGATCCGGGGGATGCAGGCGGACCTGGCTCGCGGCAGCACCGTCCCTGCCGCAGTACCGGCCACGGAGCTGTCGTGGCGCCAGCGGCTCGAGCTCAGCCTGCACACGCCGCACCGTGACGACGTCGCCCGGTTCCTGACCGGGACCGTGTCGCCGGCGCTGGAGATGGTGGCGCAGGAGATGCGGGGCCGCGGTCTGACCGTGATGGTCGGCGCGGACGGGGACGACGGCATCGCGCTGACCGTCCCGGCGACGGAGGTCAGGAGCTTCGTCTACGGCGTGCGGCCGATCCGCCAGCTCCTGCCGGCCTATACGGCGGCGGAAGCGGCCTCTACCGAGGAGCGGCGGCCGCACAGCTGGGCGGCCCGGACCTTCTTCTCCGACGGAAGCCGGGGGTACGACGTGATGGGCTTCACCCGCGAGCAGATCGTCAGCGACGTGGTGGCGCAGTACGAACGCTACCAGGCGCTGACCCAGTCCAAGGCGACCGCGCTCTACATCACGTCGCCCGATCCGGCATAG
- a CDS encoding ABC transporter permease has translation MTAWRRFLRYPAAVLSLVLLMLLAGASLAAPLVESALGVDANAVSLFDRFAPPSPQNWLGTDELGRDVLVRLLYGGRVSLFVGLAAAVASAVVGTVIGLLAGFFGGRFDAFLMRVTDGVIALPLLPLLIVLAAVDLGKLGVPAGLAQSDQVSLYRIIVIVSLAGWTTVARLVRGAALSVRQREYVRAATALGAGNLRLMLVHVLPNVASPIVVATTLSVGNIILLESVLSFLGLGIQPPLPSWGNMLTNAQELIWSAPMLAIYPGLLIFVTVIAFNFVGDGLQDALDPRADVSRR, from the coding sequence GTGACGGCTTGGCGGCGCTTCCTGCGGTACCCGGCGGCGGTGCTGAGCCTGGTGCTCCTGATGCTCCTGGCGGGGGCCTCGCTGGCGGCGCCGCTGGTCGAATCCGCGCTCGGCGTGGATGCCAACGCGGTCAGCCTGTTCGACCGCTTCGCGCCGCCCTCCCCGCAGAACTGGCTGGGCACCGACGAGCTGGGGCGCGACGTGCTGGTCAGGCTGCTGTACGGCGGCCGGGTGTCGCTGTTCGTCGGGCTGGCCGCCGCGGTGGCCTCCGCCGTGGTCGGGACGGTGATCGGGCTGCTGGCCGGTTTCTTCGGCGGCCGGTTCGACGCGTTCCTGATGCGGGTGACCGACGGGGTGATCGCCTTGCCTCTGCTGCCTCTGCTGATCGTGCTGGCGGCCGTCGATCTGGGCAAGCTGGGAGTGCCGGCCGGGCTGGCGCAGTCGGATCAGGTCAGCCTCTACCGGATCATCGTGATCGTTTCCCTGGCCGGCTGGACGACGGTGGCGCGGCTGGTCCGCGGAGCCGCGCTGAGCGTGCGCCAGCGCGAGTATGTCCGGGCCGCCACCGCGCTGGGGGCCGGGAACCTGCGGCTGATGCTGGTCCATGTCCTGCCCAACGTCGCCTCGCCCATCGTGGTCGCCACGACGCTGTCGGTCGGCAACATCATCCTGCTCGAATCGGTGCTGAGCTTCCTCGGCCTGGGCATCCAGCCGCCGCTGCCGAGCTGGGGCAACATGCTGACCAACGCGCAGGAGCTGATCTGGTCGGCGCCGATGCTGGCCATATATCCGGGCCTGCTGATCTTCGTGACCGTGATCGCCTTCAATTTCGTCGGCGATGGCCTGCAGGACGCACTGGACCCGCGGGCGGACGTCTCCCGGCGCTGA
- a CDS encoding ABC transporter permease, protein MLRFVAVRLLEALVVLLIMSFLIYGLIGLMPGDPIDLMINADPNLTAADAARLRELYGLDQPIWERYLNWLSAALQGDLGYSRLFSRPVPEVLAPRLVNTLLLLGISFALSLAIAIPLGVFAARRPYGAADTAINLACFAGISVPPFWLALLFIILFAVVLGVLPAGGMAPVGGTGGLWERLPYLVMPVATLTLVSVGGYTRFVRAAVIEQLRQDYIRTARAKGVPERSVVWRHALRNAMIPVVTIVALGFGTLFSGALVTETMFAYLGMGKLIYDSILGNDYNIALVGLLLATLMTLAGNLLADLGYAALDPRITFTETRT, encoded by the coding sequence ATGCTGCGCTTCGTCGCCGTGCGGCTTCTGGAGGCGCTCGTCGTCCTGCTGATCATGTCGTTCCTGATCTACGGGCTGATCGGGCTGATGCCGGGCGACCCGATCGACCTGATGATCAACGCCGATCCCAACCTGACGGCGGCCGACGCGGCGCGGCTGCGGGAGCTTTACGGACTGGACCAGCCGATCTGGGAGCGTTACCTGAACTGGCTGTCCGCGGCGCTCCAGGGGGACCTGGGCTATTCGCGGCTGTTCTCCCGCCCGGTGCCGGAGGTGCTGGCGCCGCGCCTGGTGAACACCCTGCTGCTGCTGGGCATCTCGTTCGCGCTGTCGCTCGCCATCGCGATCCCGCTGGGGGTCTTCGCCGCCCGCCGGCCCTACGGCGCCGCGGACACGGCGATCAACCTGGCCTGCTTCGCCGGGATCTCGGTGCCGCCGTTCTGGCTGGCGCTGCTGTTCATCATCCTGTTCGCCGTCGTCCTGGGCGTGCTGCCGGCTGGCGGCATGGCCCCGGTCGGCGGGACCGGCGGGCTGTGGGAGCGCCTGCCCTACCTGGTGATGCCGGTCGCCACCCTGACGCTGGTCAGCGTCGGCGGCTATACCCGGTTCGTCCGGGCCGCCGTGATCGAGCAGCTTCGGCAGGACTATATCCGCACCGCCCGCGCCAAGGGCGTGCCGGAGCGGTCCGTGGTCTGGCGCCACGCGCTGCGGAACGCGATGATCCCGGTCGTCACCATCGTGGCGCTGGGGTTCGGCACACTGTTCTCCGGCGCGCTGGTGACGGAGACGATGTTCGCGTACCTGGGCATGGGCAAGCTGATCTACGATTCGATCCTGGGGAACGATTACAACATCGCGCTGGTCGGCCTGCTGCTCGCCACGCTGATGACGCTGGCCGGCAATCTCCTGGCGGATCTGGGCTATGCGGCGCTCGATCCGCGCATCACCTTCACCGAGACGCGCACGTGA
- a CDS encoding peptide ABC transporter substrate-binding protein produces MAINRTLLGCAGAALALSVGLGGFGSAALAAKDELVIGAVQFPGTFHPSIDAMATKSYILGAARRPFTTFDQDWKLICLLCTELPSLEKGTAVEVTRPDGTRAIDATFTIQPGATWGDGRPLATRDVLFTWEVGRHPLSGVTNAQLFSKDIVGITAVDDKTFTVHWDKYRCSYDSINDLLVLPEHLERPVFEADPSQYRNRTLYDTDRTNPGLYFGPYRISRVESGAYVVLEPNPTWWGDKPGFNRIVVRTIENTSAMEANLLSGEVDYVAGEVGLSIEQALAFEKRHGQRFRVVYQPGLFFEHIDLNLDNGILADVRVRRALLTAIDRDAISRQLFGGKQPVAHTGVNPLDRFYSEDFTRYPFDPAAAARLLEEAGWTELRGGIRHDAAGRRLSLEFQSTAGNRTRELVQQVLQEQWRKAGVEVRINNQPARVLFGETMRERKFPAMAMFAWLSAPENIPRTILHSTMIPTPENGFSGQNYVGFRDAETDRIIDDLEVTCGEAEARPLWTRLQQIYAEQLPALPLYFRSDSYIMPPWLDGVRPTGHQYPSTLWIEQWRSK; encoded by the coding sequence GTGGCGATTAATCGGACTTTGTTAGGATGCGCGGGAGCCGCGCTCGCCCTCTCCGTGGGTCTTGGAGGTTTCGGATCGGCGGCGCTCGCCGCGAAGGACGAGCTGGTGATCGGCGCCGTGCAGTTTCCCGGCACGTTCCACCCCAGCATCGACGCCATGGCGACCAAGAGCTACATCCTGGGCGCCGCGCGCCGGCCCTTCACCACCTTCGACCAGGACTGGAAGCTGATCTGCCTGCTCTGCACCGAACTGCCGAGCCTGGAGAAGGGAACGGCGGTCGAGGTGACCCGGCCGGACGGGACGCGGGCGATCGACGCCACCTTCACCATCCAGCCCGGCGCCACCTGGGGCGACGGCAGGCCCCTGGCCACCCGCGACGTGCTGTTCACCTGGGAGGTCGGGCGCCATCCCCTGAGCGGCGTCACCAACGCCCAGCTGTTCTCGAAGGACATCGTCGGCATCACCGCCGTGGACGACAAGACCTTCACCGTCCATTGGGACAAGTACCGGTGCAGCTACGACTCGATCAACGACCTGCTGGTGCTGCCGGAACACCTGGAGCGCCCGGTATTCGAGGCCGACCCCTCCCAGTACCGCAATCGGACCCTCTACGACACCGACCGCACCAACCCCGGCCTTTATTTCGGCCCCTACCGGATCAGCCGGGTCGAGTCGGGCGCCTACGTCGTGCTGGAGCCCAACCCGACATGGTGGGGCGACAAGCCCGGCTTCAACCGGATCGTCGTCCGCACCATCGAGAACACCTCGGCGATGGAGGCCAACCTGCTGTCCGGAGAGGTCGACTACGTCGCCGGGGAAGTCGGGCTGTCGATCGAGCAGGCGCTCGCCTTCGAGAAGCGGCACGGCCAGCGGTTCAGGGTCGTCTACCAGCCAGGCCTGTTCTTCGAGCATATCGACCTTAACCTCGACAACGGGATCCTTGCGGACGTGCGGGTCCGCCGGGCGCTGCTGACCGCGATCGACCGGGACGCGATCTCCCGCCAGCTGTTCGGCGGCAAGCAGCCGGTAGCCCATACCGGGGTCAATCCGCTGGACCGGTTCTACAGCGAGGACTTCACCCGCTACCCGTTCGACCCGGCGGCGGCCGCCAGGCTGCTGGAGGAAGCCGGCTGGACCGAGCTGCGCGGCGGCATCCGGCACGATGCCGCCGGCCGGCGGCTCAGCCTGGAATTCCAGTCCACCGCCGGCAACCGGACGCGCGAGTTGGTCCAGCAGGTGCTCCAGGAGCAGTGGCGGAAGGCCGGCGTCGAGGTCAGGATCAACAACCAGCCGGCCCGCGTGCTGTTCGGCGAGACGATGCGCGAGCGCAAATTCCCGGCCATGGCGATGTTCGCGTGGCTGAGCGCGCCGGAGAACATCCCGCGCACGATCCTGCACTCGACCATGATCCCGACGCCGGAGAACGGCTTTTCCGGCCAGAACTACGTGGGATTCCGCGATGCCGAGACCGACAGGATCATCGACGACCTGGAAGTGACCTGCGGCGAGGCCGAGGCGCGGCCCCTGTGGACGCGGCTGCAGCAGATCTATGCCGAGCAGCTGCCCGCCCTGCCGCTCTATTTCCGGTCGGACAGCTACATCATGCCGCCCTGGCTGGACGGCGTGCGGCCGACGGGTCACCAGTACCCCTCGACGCTGTGGATCGAGCAGTGGCGCTCGAAGTGA
- a CDS encoding invasion associated locus B family protein, translated as MVPRIRFSLGAALLALAALAAGPAYSAEEKRFDDWKLQCPDRPPEGLPKCFITQNVVSSETNLGVLSVTVYFRPGADTPSLGFMLAPQAVKEAGMVLQIDARPALEMPIQDCNPNFCVVRATLRDQVLTMFRNGTRGVVAFKIPPDQRIAAPISFKGFTSAFKALEQRKAG; from the coding sequence ATGGTTCCCAGGATCCGGTTCAGTCTCGGCGCCGCTCTGCTCGCCCTGGCGGCCCTCGCCGCCGGCCCGGCCTACTCCGCCGAGGAGAAGCGGTTCGACGACTGGAAGCTTCAATGCCCTGACCGCCCGCCGGAAGGCCTGCCGAAATGCTTCATCACCCAGAACGTGGTGTCGAGCGAGACCAACCTGGGGGTGCTGAGCGTAACGGTCTATTTCCGGCCCGGCGCCGACACGCCGTCGCTGGGATTCATGCTGGCGCCCCAAGCGGTCAAGGAAGCGGGCATGGTTCTCCAGATCGACGCCCGCCCAGCCCTGGAGATGCCGATCCAGGACTGCAACCCTAATTTCTGCGTTGTCCGGGCCACCCTGCGGGACCAGGTGCTGACGATGTTCCGCAACGGCACGCGCGGCGTCGTGGCCTTCAAGATCCCGCCCGACCAGCGGATCGCGGCGCCGATCTCGTTCAAGGGTTTCACCAGCGCGTTCAAGGCCCTGGAGCAGCGCAAGGCCGGGTGA
- a CDS encoding thiamine pyrophosphate-binding protein, with translation MSSTSKPRSGGQILVDSLRVHGADRAFCVAGESYLDVLDAFHDAPDIDLVTCRQEGGAANMAEAAGKLTGRPGICFVTRGPGACNASIGVHTAMQDSTPMILFVGQVARDQAEREAFQEIDYRRMFSPVAKWAAQIDDAARIPEFVSRAFHVATSGRPGPVVLALPEDMLRDRVAVPPTGRYTEVQAHPGADDLARVADLLAASERPLVLVGGSGWTDRACADLKRFAEASRLPVCSSFRRQDVLDNTSPSWIGDLGTGPNPKLLARVRESDLLLVIGARLGEMTTQGYELIDLPETRQTLVHVHASAEELGRVFRPDLPIQSGPAAFAAALARLEPIRSDRWRVWAEAGRRDFLDWLEPAPYDGALDLGAVSVWLRDRLPADAIVTIDAGNFSGWAQRFLTYRRPGRQLGPTSGAMGYSVPAAVAAKLVHPERMVVSYVGDGGFMMTGQELATAMHTGSAPIILVFNNGMFGTIRMHQEKNYPGRVSATTLTNPDFAALAQSYGAFGAAVERTEDFAPAFEAAVASGKAAVIELRMDPEVISTRTTLSALRQQALGKK, from the coding sequence ATGTCGAGCACTTCCAAGCCCCGTTCCGGTGGGCAGATCCTCGTCGATTCGCTGCGCGTCCACGGTGCCGACCGGGCGTTCTGCGTCGCCGGCGAAAGCTACCTGGACGTGCTCGACGCCTTCCACGACGCTCCCGACATCGATCTGGTCACCTGCCGGCAGGAAGGCGGGGCGGCCAACATGGCCGAGGCGGCCGGCAAGCTGACCGGCAGGCCGGGCATCTGCTTCGTGACCCGCGGCCCCGGCGCCTGCAACGCCTCGATCGGCGTCCACACCGCCATGCAGGATTCCACGCCGATGATCCTGTTCGTCGGCCAGGTGGCCCGGGACCAGGCGGAGCGCGAGGCGTTCCAGGAGATCGACTACCGCCGCATGTTCTCTCCGGTCGCCAAGTGGGCTGCCCAGATCGACGATGCTGCCCGCATCCCGGAATTCGTCAGCCGCGCCTTCCATGTCGCCACATCCGGGCGGCCCGGCCCCGTCGTCCTGGCCCTGCCGGAAGACATGCTGCGCGACCGCGTCGCCGTTCCGCCGACCGGCCGCTACACGGAAGTCCAGGCCCACCCCGGCGCCGACGACCTGGCACGGGTCGCCGACCTGCTGGCCGCATCCGAGCGGCCGCTGGTCCTGGTGGGGGGCAGCGGCTGGACCGACCGGGCCTGCGCCGACCTGAAGCGCTTCGCCGAGGCCTCCCGCCTGCCGGTCTGTTCCTCGTTCCGCCGCCAGGACGTGCTGGACAACACCAGCCCGTCCTGGATCGGCGACCTGGGCACCGGCCCGAACCCGAAGCTGCTGGCCCGCGTCAGGGAATCCGACCTGCTGCTGGTGATCGGCGCGCGGCTGGGCGAGATGACGACCCAGGGCTACGAGCTGATCGACCTGCCGGAGACCCGCCAGACCCTGGTCCATGTCCACGCCTCCGCCGAGGAACTGGGCCGGGTGTTCCGTCCCGACCTGCCGATCCAGTCGGGCCCGGCGGCCTTCGCGGCGGCGCTGGCCCGCCTGGAACCAATCAGGTCGGACCGCTGGCGGGTCTGGGCCGAAGCCGGCCGGCGCGACTTCCTGGATTGGCTGGAGCCGGCGCCCTACGACGGCGCGCTGGACCTCGGCGCGGTGTCGGTCTGGCTGCGCGACCGGCTGCCCGCCGATGCCATCGTCACGATCGACGCCGGCAACTTCTCCGGCTGGGCGCAGCGTTTCCTGACCTACCGCCGTCCCGGCCGGCAGCTCGGCCCGACCAGCGGCGCCATGGGCTACTCGGTCCCGGCGGCGGTCGCCGCCAAGCTGGTCCATCCCGAGCGCATGGTCGTCAGCTATGTCGGCGACGGCGGCTTCATGATGACCGGGCAGGAGCTGGCGACCGCCATGCACACCGGCTCCGCCCCGATCATCCTGGTGTTCAACAACGGCATGTTCGGCACCATCCGCATGCACCAGGAGAAGAACTATCCCGGCCGCGTCAGCGCCACCACCCTGACCAACCCCGACTTCGCGGCGCTCGCTCAAAGCTACGGGGCCTTCGGCGCCGCGGTCGAGCGGACCGAGGACTTCGCCCCGGCGTTCGAGGCGGCGGTGGCCTCGGGTAAGGCGGCCGTGATCGAGCTGCGCATGGACCCGGAGGTGATCAGCACCCGCACGACCCTGTCAGCCCTGCGGCAACAGGCGCTGGGGAAGAAGTAG
- a CDS encoding M48 family metallopeptidase, producing MSRRGFMVALVGVSGTALVGCVGAGQTGLGLGLVSAEEVQQLGLKSWQQIRSETPVSRNATYQRALQQVGTNILGAVGENPGQWEMVVFQGQEANAFALPGNKIGVYEGMFAIAENVDQLAAVVGHEIGHNQAEHARERLSSAAATSMGQQLLGAALQIGNIGYANELAGLLGAGIQYGLILPYSRNQELEADSIGLLNMARAGYDPRASIQLWQNMQAAGQRAPEFLSTHPAPDSRIAALEAKMPEAMSLYNPRRG from the coding sequence ATGAGCCGGCGGGGCTTCATGGTGGCGCTGGTGGGAGTGAGCGGGACGGCGCTGGTCGGCTGCGTCGGCGCGGGCCAGACGGGGCTGGGCCTCGGGCTGGTCTCGGCGGAGGAGGTGCAGCAGCTCGGGCTCAAGAGCTGGCAGCAGATCCGGTCGGAAACGCCGGTCTCGCGGAACGCCACCTATCAGCGGGCGCTCCAGCAGGTTGGCACCAACATCCTGGGCGCCGTCGGCGAGAACCCCGGACAATGGGAAATGGTGGTCTTCCAGGGCCAGGAGGCCAACGCCTTCGCCCTGCCGGGCAACAAGATCGGCGTCTACGAGGGCATGTTCGCCATCGCGGAGAATGTCGACCAGCTCGCCGCCGTGGTCGGCCACGAGATCGGTCATAATCAGGCCGAGCACGCCCGCGAGCGGCTGAGTTCGGCGGCGGCTACCAGCATGGGGCAGCAGCTTCTGGGTGCTGCGCTCCAGATCGGCAACATCGGCTATGCCAACGAACTCGCCGGGCTGCTGGGTGCCGGCATACAGTACGGCCTGATCCTGCCCTATTCGCGTAACCAGGAGTTGGAAGCCGACAGCATCGGCCTGCTCAACATGGCGCGCGCCGGGTACGATCCGCGCGCCTCCATCCAGCTGTGGCAGAACATGCAGGCGGCCGGGCAGCGGGCACCCGAATTTCTGTCCACCCACCCGGCGCCGGATTCGCGTATCGCCGCGCTGGAAGCCAAGATGCCGGAGGCCATGAGCTTGTATAACCCTCGGCGGGGTTGA
- a CDS encoding zinc metalloprotease HtpX, which yields MHTVLLLAGMIGLLVACGWIVAGPEGGLWALVLGGVSLAFAPRLSPQMVLGMYGAVPVRAWDMPKVTAILNELAERAGLPRTPQLYWIPSPTLNAFAMGTRGDAVIAVTDGLVRSLSARELAGVLGHEITHIANGDLWLMGLADTVSRLTRMMSLFGQILLLFNLPLLIAGAVTIPWGLILLLVLAPTIGALLQLALSRTREYDADLGGALLTGDPLALAGALRKLEQYGRGLWESLMLPNRRNPSPSLLRTHPPTEERIRRLVDLRGQLSGRPALPGIDALAQGGAPVAGRFRIVPAQPRHRLTGLWY from the coding sequence TTGCATACCGTCCTGCTGCTCGCCGGCATGATCGGCCTGCTGGTCGCCTGCGGCTGGATCGTCGCGGGGCCGGAGGGCGGCCTGTGGGCGCTGGTGCTCGGCGGCGTGAGCCTCGCCTTCGCGCCGCGCCTGTCGCCCCAGATGGTCCTGGGCATGTACGGCGCGGTGCCGGTCCGTGCCTGGGACATGCCGAAGGTCACCGCGATCCTGAACGAGCTGGCGGAGCGGGCGGGGCTGCCGCGCACGCCCCAGCTCTACTGGATTCCCAGCCCGACGCTGAACGCCTTCGCCATGGGGACCCGCGGCGATGCCGTCATCGCTGTGACGGACGGGCTGGTGCGCTCGCTGAGCGCCCGCGAGCTGGCCGGCGTGCTGGGGCACGAGATCACCCATATCGCCAATGGCGACCTGTGGCTGATGGGGCTGGCCGACACGGTCAGCCGGCTGACCCGCATGATGTCGCTCTTCGGCCAGATCCTCCTGCTGTTCAACCTGCCACTGTTGATCGCCGGCGCCGTCACGATCCCTTGGGGTCTGATCCTGCTGCTGGTCCTGGCGCCGACCATCGGAGCCTTGCTCCAGCTGGCGCTGTCGCGCACGCGGGAATACGACGCCGACCTGGGCGGCGCCCTGCTGACCGGCGATCCCCTGGCCCTGGCGGGCGCCTTGAGGAAGCTGGAGCAGTACGGCAGGGGCCTGTGGGAGTCGCTGATGCTGCCGAACCGGCGCAATCCCAGCCCGTCGCTGCTGCGCACCCATCCGCCGACCGAAGAGCGGATCCGCCGGCTGGTGGACCTGCGCGGGCAGCTCTCCGGGCGTCCGGCGCTGCCGGGGATCGACGCCCTGGCGCAGGGCGGCGCGCCCGTCGCCGGGCGCTTCCGCATCGTCCCGGCCCAGCCACGCCACCGCCTGACCGGGCTCTGGTACTGA